The following are from one region of the Yoonia sp. R2331 genome:
- a CDS encoding LysR family transcriptional regulator, with translation MQICMDWRSVKFDWNKARAFLVTAEEGSLSAAARALGMAQPTLGRQVDGLEQELGVVLFERVGRGLTLTPSGLELLEHVRDMGHAAGRVSLTALGQAQALEGPISISASETYAAVLLPPIVTRLRREEPGIHVEIVVSNHASDLLRREADIAIRNFRPTEPDLIAKKVGMADAVLYAAPDYLAKLGNPKTPYDLRYADFINLDRSGGMLKGLNSLGLGLTEANFPLLTESYLVMWELVKQGAAIGVLDAQIGDAEPAVVRVLPDLEPLRFPIWLVAHRELTTSRRIRRVFDFLIEELKR, from the coding sequence ATGCAGATTTGCATGGATTGGCGGTCGGTAAAGTTTGACTGGAACAAGGCGCGTGCCTTTTTGGTGACGGCGGAAGAGGGGTCATTGTCGGCTGCCGCCCGCGCCCTGGGCATGGCGCAACCAACACTCGGACGACAGGTCGACGGGTTAGAGCAAGAGCTTGGCGTGGTCCTGTTTGAACGTGTCGGTCGGGGGCTGACTCTGACGCCAAGTGGCCTGGAACTGTTGGAACACGTCCGCGACATGGGTCATGCCGCTGGCCGGGTCTCGCTCACTGCTTTGGGTCAGGCACAGGCGCTGGAGGGGCCGATCAGCATCTCGGCAAGCGAAACTTACGCGGCCGTATTGCTGCCCCCGATTGTGACAAGGCTGCGCCGCGAAGAGCCTGGCATCCACGTTGAGATCGTTGTCTCGAACCATGCCAGCGACCTGCTGCGCCGGGAAGCCGACATTGCGATCCGCAATTTCCGCCCGACGGAACCTGATCTGATCGCCAAAAAGGTCGGGATGGCTGATGCAGTTCTTTATGCCGCGCCTGATTACCTAGCAAAACTGGGCAACCCAAAAACACCCTATGATCTGCGGTACGCTGACTTTATTAATCTGGATCGCAGCGGTGGCATGTTGAAAGGGCTCAACAGTCTTGGGCTTGGTCTGACCGAAGCGAACTTTCCGCTGCTCACCGAGAGCTATCTGGTGATGTGGGAACTGGTGAAGCAAGGTGCTGCGATTGGAGTTCTGGATGCCCAGATCGGCGATGCGGAACCGGCGGTAGTGCGCGTCCTGCCTGATCTGGAACCGCTGCGGTTTCCGATCTGGCTGGTGGCACACCGAGAGCTGACCACAAGCCGTCGCATTCGTCGGGTCTTTGACTTCCTGATCGAAGAACTCAAGAGATAA
- a CDS encoding Orn/Lys/Arg decarboxylase N-terminal domain-containing protein — translation MKFRFPIVIIDEDFRSDNSSGFGIRAVAEAIEKEGFEVLGATTYGDLSQFAQQQSRASAFVLSIDDEEFTPGPELDPAVLNLRNFIEEVRWKNEDVPIYIYGETKTSRHLPNDILRELHGFIHMFEDTPEFVARHIAREAKAYLESIQPPFFKALLDYAEDGSYSWHCPGHSGGVAFLKSPIGQMYHQFYGENMLRADVCNAVEELGQLLDHNGAIGASERNAARIFNADHCFFVTNGTSTSNKMVWHHTVAPGDVVIVDRNCHKSILHSIIMTGAIPVFLKPTRNHFGIIGPIQKAEFEVEAIKAKMAEHPLLAGRDLTAIKPRILTLTQSTYDGVLYNTEVIKDMLDGYIDNLHFDEAWLPHAAFHPFYGTYHAMGRKRERPRHSVTYATQSIHKLLAGISQASHVLVQDSQDTKLDRHLFNEAYLMHTSTSPQYSIIASCDVAAAMMEPPGGRALVEESLLESFDFRRAMRKVDDEYGADDWWFKVWGPEELALDEDGVESPENWVLRRTDADGVQKADGEESWHAFGDMERGFNLLDPIKATLITPGLNIDGRFEETGIPASIVTKYLAEHGVVVEKTGLYSFFILFTIGITKGRWNSLLTELQQFKDDFDKNQPMWRCMPDFCKQQPRYEGMGLRDLCQHVHALYAKYDVAILSTEMYLSDVTPVMTPGDAFACIAGRKTERVAIDDLEGRVTTSLVTPYPPGIPLLIPGEVFNTRIVDYLKFNRAFSRECPGFETDIHGLVLEADEDGVVQHYADCVALG, via the coding sequence ATGAAATTCCGTTTCCCCATCGTGATCATTGACGAGGATTTTCGGTCTGACAATTCGTCAGGCTTTGGCATCCGCGCCGTCGCCGAAGCGATCGAAAAGGAGGGGTTCGAGGTGCTCGGGGCTACGACCTATGGCGATCTGTCGCAATTTGCCCAGCAGCAATCCCGCGCCAGCGCCTTTGTGCTGTCGATTGATGACGAAGAATTCACACCGGGGCCGGAACTGGACCCTGCCGTTCTGAACCTGCGCAATTTCATCGAAGAGGTGCGCTGGAAAAACGAAGACGTGCCGATCTATATCTATGGCGAGACCAAGACCAGCCGCCATTTGCCAAACGACATCTTGCGCGAATTGCATGGCTTCATCCATATGTTCGAGGATACGCCCGAATTTGTCGCTCGCCACATCGCGCGTGAGGCAAAGGCTTATCTGGAAAGCATCCAGCCGCCGTTCTTCAAGGCGCTTTTGGACTATGCCGAAGACGGGTCTTACTCGTGGCATTGTCCAGGACATTCCGGTGGCGTGGCCTTCCTCAAGAGTCCGATTGGGCAGATGTATCATCAGTTCTACGGCGAAAATATGTTGCGGGCGGATGTCTGCAATGCGGTGGAAGAGTTGGGGCAGCTGTTGGACCACAACGGCGCGATCGGCGCGTCCGAACGAAATGCGGCGCGGATTTTCAACGCCGATCATTGTTTCTTTGTGACCAATGGCACCAGCACCTCTAACAAGATGGTCTGGCACCATACTGTAGCTCCCGGTGACGTGGTGATCGTTGATCGCAATTGCCACAAGTCGATCCTGCACAGCATCATCATGACCGGGGCAATCCCGGTGTTCCTCAAACCCACGCGCAATCATTTTGGCATTATCGGCCCGATCCAGAAGGCAGAGTTCGAGGTTGAAGCGATCAAGGCGAAGATGGCCGAACATCCGCTGCTGGCAGGGCGTGATCTAACGGCGATCAAGCCGCGTATCCTGACGCTGACGCAATCGACGTATGACGGGGTGCTTTATAACACCGAAGTCATCAAGGACATGCTCGACGGTTATATCGACAACCTGCACTTTGACGAAGCCTGGCTGCCGCATGCCGCCTTTCACCCGTTTTACGGCACCTATCACGCGATGGGGCGCAAACGGGAACGCCCCCGGCATTCCGTGACCTACGCCACGCAGTCCATCCACAAATTGCTGGCCGGGATCAGTCAGGCCAGTCACGTTCTGGTGCAGGACAGTCAGGACACCAAGCTGGACAGGCACCTCTTTAATGAGGCCTATTTGATGCACACATCGACCAGTCCGCAGTATAGCATCATTGCCAGTTGCGATGTGGCTGCCGCCATGATGGAGCCGCCGGGTGGGCGCGCGCTGGTCGAGGAAAGCCTGCTGGAATCCTTCGATTTCCGCCGGGCCATGCGCAAGGTTGATGACGAATACGGCGCGGATGACTGGTGGTTTAAGGTCTGGGGCCCTGAAGAGCTGGCGCTGGACGAAGACGGCGTTGAAAGCCCTGAAAACTGGGTGCTGCGACGGACCGATGCGGATGGCGTGCAAAAGGCTGACGGCGAAGAATCCTGGCATGCCTTTGGCGATATGGAACGCGGGTTTAACCTGCTTGATCCGATCAAGGCCACGCTGATCACGCCGGGTTTGAACATCGATGGACGGTTTGAAGAAACAGGGATCCCTGCGTCTATTGTGACTAAATACCTGGCCGAACACGGCGTGGTGGTCGAAAAGACCGGGCTTTACAGCTTTTTCATCCTGTTCACGATTGGCATCACCAAGGGGCGGTGGAATTCGCTGCTGACCGAATTGCAGCAGTTCAAGGATGACTTCGACAAGAACCAGCCGATGTGGCGCTGCATGCCTGATTTCTGCAAGCAACAGCCGCGCTATGAAGGCATGGGGCTGCGCGACCTGTGTCAGCACGTGCACGCACTTTATGCCAAATACGATGTCGCGATCCTGTCGACCGAAATGTACTTGAGTGATGTGACACCGGTGATGACGCCGGGCGATGCTTTTGCCTGCATTGCGGGACGTAAAACGGAACGGGTGGCAATTGATGATCTGGAAGGCCGAGTGACCACCAGTCTGGTCACGCCCTATCCGCCCGGCATCCCGCTTCTAATCCCCGGTGAGGTCTTTAACACCCGGATCGTGGACTATCTGAAGTTCAACCGCGCCTTTTCCCGCGAATGTCCGGGGTTCGAGACGGATATCCACGGGCTGGTGCTTGAGGCGGATGAAGACGGCGTCGTCCAGCATTACGCTGATTGCGTGGCTCTGGGGTAG
- a CDS encoding DUF484 family protein yields MTKTPLMDGNVRDRIIADPDLLLDDQDIMKALVAANEQAMGGNIVDLRGIAMERLEARLDRLEDTHRSVIAAAYENLAGTNQVHRAVLRLLDATKFEVFLHDLKGDVADTLRVDVMKLVLESQEAGEDPAVAKMGDVLSVAEPGYCDAYVTRGRDVPVRQVTLRQVKPQDQKIYGDKADYMRSEACLKLDFGAGRLPGMLVMGSEDPHLFTPQQGTDLLTFFAGVFERTMRRWLA; encoded by the coding sequence ATGACAAAAACACCCCTAATGGACGGCAACGTCCGTGACCGCATTATTGCTGACCCCGATCTTTTGCTGGACGACCAGGACATTATGAAGGCCCTTGTCGCCGCAAACGAACAGGCGATGGGCGGCAATATCGTCGATCTGCGCGGCATCGCGATGGAACGGCTCGAGGCGCGATTGGATCGTCTGGAAGACACGCACCGCTCGGTGATTGCAGCCGCATACGAGAACCTTGCCGGGACCAATCAGGTGCATCGCGCCGTGCTGCGCCTGCTGGATGCAACGAAATTTGAGGTCTTTTTGCATGACCTGAAAGGCGACGTGGCCGATACCCTGCGGGTTGATGTGATGAAGCTTGTTCTGGAAAGCCAGGAAGCAGGCGAAGACCCTGCAGTGGCCAAGATGGGCGATGTGCTGTCGGTGGCCGAACCGGGCTATTGCGACGCCTACGTGACCCGTGGCCGTGATGTGCCCGTGCGGCAGGTGACACTGCGACAGGTCAAACCGCAGGACCAGAAGATCTATGGCGACAAGGCCGATTACATGCGGTCAGAGGCGTGTCTAAAACTTGATTTTGGCGCAGGCCGCCTGCCCGGCATGTTGGTCATGGGGTCCGAAGACCCGCATTTGTTCACACCGCAGCAGGGCACCGATTTGCTGACGTTCTTTGCGGGCGTCTTTGAGCGCACGATGCGGCGCTGGCTGGCGTGA
- a CDS encoding ABA4-like family protein, translated as MSGVFIPLVLSAGYVVLAVFFPSDEDGGFGNLEAVATLFSHPSAMLAGWIHFLAFDLLIGAWICRTARKDCVYYWLVAPCLPLTFLFGPAGFLAFSIIRTSTKHKTSQISVK; from the coding sequence ATTTCGGGGGTATTCATTCCGTTGGTCTTGTCAGCTGGATATGTGGTGCTGGCAGTCTTCTTTCCTTCAGATGAAGATGGTGGTTTTGGCAACCTTGAAGCCGTCGCGACGCTCTTTTCGCACCCCAGTGCGATGTTGGCAGGTTGGATACACTTCCTTGCATTTGATCTTTTGATCGGAGCTTGGATCTGCAGGACAGCGCGTAAAGACTGTGTGTATTATTGGTTGGTTGCGCCTTGCCTTCCACTCACGTTTCTTTTTGGCCCAGCAGGTTTCCTCGCATTTTCAATCATCCGTACATCTACAAAGCACAAAACGTCCCAGATCTCTGTGAAATGA
- a CDS encoding VPLPA-CTERM sorting domain-containing protein, with protein sequence MTFRLTFGTMLRSATCAVALFGATSVSAATVELVTNGDFSAGSAGFTSDFTDAGGGTPGLAQFSILNSNYFGLLPQDGNFIAINGGNQNALPTVWSQDIAVISGTEYSFSFLLGGTTTVPSPAGQLSIQFDGAEILNATASTGSPATFQSFGSTFVASATGTFALSFIETSIGFGGNDYGIDDISLTFDDSVAPPAAVPLPATGWLVLASMGGMAAMRRRKTS encoded by the coding sequence ATGACTTTTAGACTCACATTTGGAACGATGCTGCGATCAGCCACCTGCGCCGTCGCTTTATTCGGGGCCACATCGGTCTCTGCCGCGACGGTTGAATTGGTGACAAACGGAGATTTCTCTGCAGGTTCAGCCGGTTTTACATCGGATTTCACGGATGCCGGGGGAGGTACTCCAGGGCTTGCGCAGTTTTCGATCCTCAACAGTAACTATTTCGGGCTCCTTCCTCAGGACGGCAACTTTATCGCCATCAATGGTGGAAACCAGAATGCACTTCCGACAGTGTGGTCGCAGGACATCGCTGTCATATCCGGAACCGAATATTCGTTTTCGTTCTTGCTGGGCGGTACGACGACAGTGCCCTCTCCCGCAGGGCAGTTGTCGATCCAGTTTGATGGTGCGGAAATCCTGAATGCGACGGCATCCACAGGCAGTCCGGCGACGTTCCAGTCCTTTGGATCAACATTTGTGGCCAGCGCCACCGGGACATTTGCCTTGTCGTTTATCGAAACAAGCATCGGGTTCGGCGGGAACGACTATGGCATCGACGATATCTCGCTGACCTTCGATGACAGCGTCGCTCCACCGGCCGCTGTCCCCTTGCCCGCAACGGGTTGGCTGGTGTTGGCTTCCATGGGTGGCATGGCCGCAATGCGGCGCCGGAAGACGTCTTAG
- a CDS encoding TetR/AcrR family transcriptional regulator: protein MSNQDQTKEKKNEILQAATKLLASQGLQALTFENVANQADLSRQLVRYYYKDAESLMIDLADHLSDQYREALVLGIVELGKVRRLDWFLDYFFDLSEVTSMPSDLEVYDALIAFSVGSLPLRGRMRLQYQTLGKVMAHELAIAHPELKGHSCEELSFLFVSAMHAHWSFVASLDYSREHSLLARNAFGRLIESYVKEAPSSPTIPNPWGHED from the coding sequence GTGTCCAATCAAGATCAAACCAAGGAAAAGAAAAACGAGATATTGCAGGCGGCGACGAAACTGCTGGCATCTCAGGGGCTACAAGCGTTGACCTTTGAGAACGTTGCAAATCAAGCTGATCTTTCTCGTCAGCTTGTCCGCTATTACTATAAAGACGCTGAAAGCCTGATGATTGATCTGGCGGATCATCTGTCTGATCAATATCGCGAGGCTCTTGTCCTTGGCATTGTCGAATTAGGGAAAGTCAGACGGCTTGACTGGTTCCTCGACTACTTTTTCGATTTGTCCGAAGTGACGTCAATGCCGAGCGACCTGGAAGTGTATGATGCTCTTATTGCGTTTTCGGTGGGCTCTTTGCCTTTGAGGGGACGTATGCGCTTGCAGTACCAGACTTTGGGTAAAGTCATGGCCCATGAGTTGGCCATCGCGCATCCCGAGCTGAAAGGACATTCCTGCGAAGAACTCTCGTTCCTATTCGTTTCTGCGATGCACGCTCATTGGAGCTTCGTGGCGAGCCTCGATTATTCTCGGGAACATAGTTTGCTTGCGCGAAACGCCTTTGGCCGCCTTATCGAGTCTTATGTCAAAGAAGCGCCAAGCAGCCCCACAATTCCTAACCCGTGGGGACACGAAGACTAA
- a CDS encoding NAD(P)-dependent alcohol dehydrogenase — translation MLAYSYTQYGPADVVSKVEVPTPTAKPNEVLIRIVATTVSAGDWRARSLTMPKGLGLVGRLVFGITGPRKPILGTELSGIIEKVGTDVSTFQPGDAVIGFPGAGFGAHAEFIAMPADGKLVRKPDSLSFAESAAIPFGATTAYDFLVNKAKVQAGDRILINGASGSVGSASVQIAKHLGAEVTAVCSAKNAGLMRKLGADRVIDYRNEDIVENGVQYDIVVDTVGTLPWSQAQQAIRHGGKMVLIAGKTSDMFFGAIKAALKGKKMIGGVATESREVLQAVVNLAAQGALLPVIDRRYSFDDMRVAHAHVDTGRKKGNVVVTVKSDESERSRGEGKNLASEVVHA, via the coding sequence ATGCTTGCATATTCTTACACTCAATATGGGCCTGCCGACGTTGTTTCAAAAGTTGAGGTTCCCACACCTACAGCAAAGCCAAATGAAGTTCTGATCAGGATCGTCGCCACAACAGTCAGCGCAGGTGACTGGCGCGCGCGCAGCCTGACGATGCCGAAAGGCCTCGGGCTGGTAGGTCGGTTGGTTTTTGGCATAACCGGTCCACGCAAACCGATCCTTGGGACAGAGCTCTCAGGGATCATCGAAAAAGTTGGAACGGACGTTTCAACTTTCCAGCCTGGCGATGCCGTTATCGGTTTTCCTGGTGCGGGATTCGGAGCGCACGCCGAGTTCATAGCAATGCCAGCGGACGGCAAACTGGTCAGAAAGCCAGACAGTCTGAGTTTTGCAGAAAGCGCTGCAATCCCGTTTGGGGCAACAACGGCCTATGACTTTCTGGTCAACAAGGCAAAGGTGCAGGCCGGTGACAGGATCCTGATCAATGGTGCGTCCGGTTCCGTCGGTTCGGCGAGCGTACAAATCGCAAAGCACCTTGGGGCAGAAGTGACCGCTGTTTGCAGTGCCAAGAATGCAGGCCTGATGCGTAAGTTGGGGGCCGACCGTGTCATCGACTATCGGAACGAGGACATTGTGGAAAACGGTGTTCAATATGACATCGTGGTAGATACTGTCGGAACTCTGCCATGGTCACAGGCCCAACAGGCCATTCGCCACGGCGGAAAGATGGTCCTCATCGCGGGAAAAACCTCGGATATGTTTTTCGGGGCCATCAAAGCGGCTCTCAAAGGCAAGAAGATGATCGGTGGTGTCGCGACCGAAAGCCGTGAGGTCCTGCAGGCGGTCGTAAATCTCGCGGCGCAAGGCGCCCTTCTTCCCGTCATCGACAGACGCTACTCATTTGACGATATGAGGGTTGCCCATGCACATGTCGATACCGGCAGAAAAAAGGGCAACGTGGTCGTGACCGTCAAGTCTGACGAGAGCGAACGCTCGCGAGGTGAAGGAAAAAATCTCGCAAGTGAGGTCGTCCATGCCTGA
- the fsa gene encoding fructose-6-phosphate aldolase — protein sequence MKFFVDTAEIDAIKELHALGMVDGVTTNPSLIAKSGRDILEVTKEICDIVDGPVSAEVVALDADTMLAEGRKLAKIADNIAVKVPLTWAGLQTCKALSDEGTMVNVTLCFSANQALLAAKAGATFISPFIGRLDDINTDGLELIEDIRTIYDNYGFDTQILAASIRSANHMSECAKIGADVATAPPGVIKAMANHVLTDKGLAGFMADVEKAGIKIL from the coding sequence ATGAAATTTTTCGTCGACACGGCCGAAATTGACGCCATCAAGGAACTGCACGCATTGGGCATGGTCGATGGGGTCACTACCAACCCCTCGCTGATCGCCAAATCGGGCCGCGATATCCTCGAAGTAACGAAGGAAATTTGCGACATCGTGGACGGCCCCGTCTCGGCCGAGGTTGTGGCCCTTGACGCTGACACCATGCTGGCCGAAGGCCGCAAGCTGGCCAAGATCGCAGACAACATCGCGGTCAAAGTGCCGCTCACCTGGGCCGGTCTGCAAACCTGCAAGGCGCTGAGCGACGAAGGCACCATGGTCAATGTCACCCTGTGTTTTTCCGCCAATCAGGCGCTGCTCGCCGCCAAGGCCGGGGCCACCTTCATCAGCCCCTTCATCGGGCGTCTTGATGATATCAACACCGACGGTCTGGAACTGATCGAGGACATTCGCACCATCTATGACAACTATGGCTTTGACACCCAGATCCTTGCGGCCTCGATCCGGTCGGCCAACCATATGTCAGAATGCGCCAAGATCGGTGCAGACGTGGCAACCGCACCTCCGGGCGTGATTAAGGCGATGGCAAACCATGTGCTGACTGACAAAGGTCTAGCAGGCTTCATGGCTGACGTCGAAAAGGCCGGCATCAAGATCCTCTAA
- a CDS encoding primosomal protein N': MPLTHFNEGDLIGVLTTQPIDRVLDYKAPEGGCFLGAFVEVPLGPRKVMGVVWGPGKGDWDISKVRSAYRVLDVAPMRDEMMAFLARAADYTLTPMSAMLRLATRAPGLGDPPSMRKVYRLGDQDPNRVTAARTKVLEVLRDYGGLSFTLREVAEMAGVGTSVVKGLVKLGAVAEEDAPRDTAYPRLDPDYGGKDLTADQLAGAKVLREAVGSGTYGTTLLKGVTGSGKTEVYLEAVAACLRKGRQALVLLPEIALTGEFIDRVEARFGMKPAEWHSGVTATERRRCWRMVGQGDAQLIVGARSALFLPYRDLGLIVVDEEHDTSYKQEDGVLYNARDMAVLRASLNGAQVVLASATPSLESWANVEAGKYARLELTSRFGAAVMPKMAAIDMRVEDLPGGKWVSPTLQGAVRARLDKNEQSLIFLNRRGYAPITLCRACGHQIGCDQCDARMVEHRFLKRLMCHQCGETKPMPTICPHCEAEDRLSAVGPGVERMGEEVTDLFPDAKVVVLSSDLYGSARAMKAHIAEIAEGGADIIIGTQLVAKGHNFPKLTLVGVIDADLGLQGSDLRAAERTFQLMRQVAGRAGRAEAPGEALMQTYQPEHAVIQAIIAGDEEQFWAAEAAERKAAGVPPYGRMAGIVLSSPNVQEVFDLGSEMARRDGPLRAIGAQVFGPAPAPIARIRGRHRVRLLVKAEKTAPLQKALADWAGQFRLPNNLRLSIDIDPQSFY; encoded by the coding sequence ATGCCCCTGACCCATTTCAACGAAGGCGACCTGATCGGTGTGCTGACGACCCAGCCGATTGACCGGGTGCTGGACTACAAGGCGCCCGAGGGCGGGTGTTTTTTGGGGGCCTTCGTCGAGGTGCCGCTGGGCCCGCGCAAGGTGATGGGCGTGGTCTGGGGGCCTGGCAAGGGCGACTGGGACATCTCAAAGGTGCGTAGCGCCTATCGGGTGCTGGATGTCGCACCGATGCGGGACGAGATGATGGCATTCCTGGCCCGTGCCGCCGATTACACGCTGACGCCGATGTCCGCGATGCTGCGTCTGGCGACCCGCGCCCCGGGGCTGGGTGACCCACCGTCGATGCGCAAGGTTTACCGGCTGGGCGATCAGGACCCCAACCGTGTCACCGCCGCTCGGACCAAGGTGCTTGAGGTCCTGCGCGACTACGGCGGGCTGTCGTTCACGCTGAGGGAAGTGGCCGAGATGGCCGGCGTCGGCACCTCTGTCGTCAAGGGGCTGGTCAAACTGGGCGCTGTTGCCGAAGAGGACGCACCACGCGACACTGCTTATCCGCGCCTCGACCCGGACTATGGCGGCAAGGACCTGACAGCGGATCAGCTTGCAGGTGCCAAGGTCCTGCGCGAGGCAGTCGGGTCCGGCACCTATGGCACCACCTTGCTGAAAGGCGTGACCGGATCTGGCAAGACCGAGGTCTACCTTGAAGCGGTGGCCGCCTGTCTGCGCAAGGGGCGGCAGGCGCTGGTGCTCTTGCCCGAAATCGCATTGACCGGGGAATTCATCGACCGGGTCGAGGCGCGGTTTGGGATGAAGCCAGCCGAATGGCATTCCGGCGTGACCGCGACCGAGCGGCGGCGCTGCTGGCGCATGGTCGGGCAGGGGGATGCGCAATTGATCGTGGGCGCGCGGTCAGCGCTGTTTCTGCCCTATCGCGATCTGGGGTTGATCGTCGTCGATGAAGAACACGACACATCTTACAAACAAGAGGACGGCGTCCTTTATAACGCCCGCGATATGGCCGTTCTGCGCGCCTCGCTGAATGGTGCGCAAGTGGTGCTGGCCTCTGCCACGCCCAGCCTGGAAAGTTGGGCCAATGTCGAGGCGGGCAAATACGCGCGGCTGGAACTGACCAGCCGGTTTGGCGCGGCGGTCATGCCCAAGATGGCCGCGATTGACATGCGTGTCGAAGACCTGCCCGGCGGCAAATGGGTCTCGCCCACGTTGCAAGGTGCTGTCCGCGCCCGGTTGGACAAGAACGAACAATCGCTGATCTTTCTCAACCGCCGTGGCTATGCGCCAATCACGTTGTGCCGGGCCTGCGGGCATCAGATCGGTTGCGATCAATGTGACGCGCGCATGGTTGAGCACCGGTTCCTCAAGCGGCTGATGTGCCACCAATGCGGTGAGACCAAACCGATGCCCACTATCTGCCCCCATTGCGAGGCAGAGGACCGGTTGTCTGCCGTTGGTCCGGGGGTGGAACGCATGGGCGAGGAGGTCACAGACCTCTTCCCCGATGCAAAGGTCGTCGTGCTGTCGAGTGACCTTTATGGTTCTGCCCGCGCGATGAAGGCACATATCGCAGAGATTGCCGAAGGCGGGGCTGATATCATCATCGGCACGCAGCTTGTCGCCAAAGGGCATAACTTTCCCAAGCTCACCCTTGTTGGCGTCATCGACGCGGATCTGGGGTTGCAAGGGTCCGATTTGCGGGCCGCTGAACGGACCTTTCAACTGATGCGGCAGGTGGCCGGACGTGCCGGCCGGGCCGAAGCACCGGGTGAGGCGCTGATGCAGACCTATCAACCCGAACACGCGGTGATCCAGGCGATCATTGCGGGCGATGAAGAACAATTCTGGGCGGCCGAAGCGGCTGAGCGCAAGGCGGCGGGCGTGCCACCCTACGGACGGATGGCGGGGATCGTGCTGAGCAGCCCCAATGTGCAAGAGGTCTTTGATCTGGGATCAGAGATGGCCCGGCGCGACGGACCATTGCGCGCGATTGGGGCACAGGTCTTTGGTCCCGCACCTGCGCCGATTGCGCGGATCAGAGGGCGGCACCGGGTGCGGTTACTGGTGAAGGCCGAAAAGACCGCCCCTTTGCAAAAGGCGCTGGCCGACTGGGCCGGACAATTTCGCCTACCCAATAACCTGCGGCTGTCGATCGATATTGATCCGCAGAGTTTTTATTAG
- a CDS encoding DUF4386 domain-containing protein, whose protein sequence is MKNATQHWDTQAARAAGGLYLAIAVCGGFSIGYVPMQIVAGDGATSSANLMANTGLYQLGILADSAVILFELAITAILYQMFRSVGPKMAMAALISRAGMITVMGINLLLWVMPYILLTQATGWDTAHLHAMVQFCFDAHAIGVFVWQLFFGVHLLALGWLILKSDTVPHLLGWGLFVGAFGYLIQGIAKLTFVDVAAINYTYIALLVVVSISEISFGLWLLIRGGRPTIQSNQTTPVVA, encoded by the coding sequence ATGAAAAACGCTACGCAACACTGGGACACGCAAGCGGCCCGCGCCGCAGGTGGTCTCTATCTGGCTATTGCAGTCTGTGGCGGCTTCAGCATCGGCTATGTGCCAATGCAGATTGTGGCGGGTGACGGTGCCACGTCGAGTGCGAACCTGATGGCCAACACGGGGCTTTATCAGCTGGGGATCTTGGCTGACAGCGCCGTGATCCTGTTCGAATTGGCGATCACGGCGATCCTTTATCAGATGTTCAGGTCAGTGGGCCCCAAAATGGCCATGGCCGCCCTGATTTCCCGGGCTGGTATGATCACGGTCATGGGGATCAACCTGCTGCTTTGGGTGATGCCATATATTTTGCTGACGCAAGCCACCGGATGGGACACTGCGCACCTGCATGCAATGGTCCAATTCTGCTTTGATGCACATGCAATTGGCGTCTTTGTCTGGCAGCTCTTTTTCGGCGTCCATCTTCTCGCACTTGGTTGGCTGATACTGAAATCTGACACTGTACCGCATCTGTTGGGATGGGGGCTATTTGTTGGTGCCTTTGGCTATCTGATTCAAGGTATCGCAAAGCTCACGTTCGTCGATGTCGCAGCCATCAACTACACCTACATCGCGCTCCTTGTAGTCGTGAGCATCTCTGAGATCAGTTTCGGCCTCTGGCTGCTGATCCGGGGTGGCCGCCCGACAATTCAATCCAATCAAACCACGCCGGTTGTGGCGTAA